Below is a genomic region from Microbacterium galbinum.
TTGCCGGTCTTGCCGATCACGGTTCCGACGGTGACCTTGTCGCCCGTCTTCACCTGCAGCGAGTCGTACTGCATGTGCGCGTAGTGGCTCGTGATGACCTCGCCGTCGATGACGTGGTCGATGTACACGGTGACGCCGTAGGCGCCGCCCTGCTCGGTCGCGAGGCGCACCGTGCCGTCGGCGATGGCCTGGACGGGAGCGCCGTTGCCGGGAACGAAGTCGATGCCCTCGTGCAGACGGCCGCTGCGCATGCCGTAGCCGTAGCTCATGCCGACGCCGACGAGGAACGGCCACTGGATGGCGGCCTCGGGGTCGTTAGTGAAGACCTCGTTGGAGTAGTTGATGCCCTGTTCGGCGGCGACCTCGACGAGGGAGATCGTGCTGAAGTCGTCGCCGCGGTCGAGGGCTTCGTTCTGCACGTCGGAGGAGGTGACGAAGGCCTGGATCTCATCGGATGCCGCGGACTTCTCGTCGGCGGCAGCGGGGGCGACCAGCGACGCGGAGGCGGCCGAGGTGCCCTGCACGGCGGCGAGGGCCTCGGCGGGGAGGGTCATCGACACCGCGAGGAGACCGGCGAGGCTCATGACACCGAGGGAGGCCCCGACGGTGACGACCTTGCGGATGCGGCCGGAGCGGCGCGGGGCGAGGTGCACGATCTCTTCGATCGACGACTTCTCGACGGGCACCGAGGCGGTCGCGCGGTGGAACGCCGATCCCTTGAACGCCTGCGAGGCCTGCTCGAACGCGTCGATGAGGTTCTCGGTCGGCGCGGGGATGGCGGGGCCGTCGATGATGATCGGCTCGTCGCTCACGACGAGGGGGACCTTGGCCGGCTTCGGCGTCGATTCGCCGAGCTCGGAGACGACCTCGTCGGGTGCGGCGATCTTCTCGACGGACTCGTCGGCGGCGATGGCCTCGGCCGCCAGCATGCGGGCGGCGCGACGGGACAGCGGCGCGGAGGTCTCGGTGGCCGCGGGGGATGCAGAGGCTGTCGCCGTCTCTCCCACCGCGGTGGCCTCGTGGGCCTGAGTGCGGAGTCGGCTGGAGCGGCGCGTGGGCGCAGATTCAGCCTGGGGATTCTCGAAGGGCAAAACGATTCTCTCGGGGTCGTACGTCAAGCTCGGGGGCGCTTACTCATGTTCCGCCTTCGGGCGGCGGAAATAACGATCGCATAAACACTACCTCGCCTCGGCTGGGAAAGCCATGAGTCATTCATCTTTCGCGCCGATCCGTTCGATCAGGCGCGCATGGACGGCGCTCCCGCCGGCGACGATCAGGGGGCGCGCCGTGTCGACGTCGAAGCGGGAGACCTCGCCTCCGGCCTCGCGGACGAGCAGTGCCCCGGCCGCGAAATCCCAGGGCTTCAGACCGCGCTCGAAGTATCCGTCGAGGCGTCCGGCGGCGACATAGGCGAGGTTGAGGGCCGCCGCTCCCATCCGCCGCAGGTCCCTCGCGATCGGCATCACGCGCCTCACCGTCTCGATGTCGCCGTCGTGCGTGGCCGGGTCGTATCCGAAGCCCGTCGCCAGCAACGCGCCTGCGGGTGTCTCGTCGGTGACCGCGAGTCGTTGGTCGCCCAGCCAGGCCCCGTGCCCGCGCGCGGCGGAGAACAGCTCACTCAGCGCGGGTGCGAACACGACTCCGGCGAGATGCTCCCAGCTCGCCGGGTCTGCCGTTCCGCGCACGGCGGCGATGCTGACATTGTAGGCGGGGATGCCGGTGGCGTAGTTCACGGTGCCGTCGATCGGGTCGACGACCCACGTGATGCCGGTCTCGCCCTGCGCCGCCTCGGACTCCTCGCCGAGGAACCCGTCACCCGGCCGCGCCGCGTCGAGCCGGGTGCGGATCAGGGCCTCGACCTCGCGGTCGGCCTCGGTGACGATGTCGGCCAGCGTGGTCTTGGTCGCCGCGAGCGTGACACCCTCGCGGCGACGGCGCTGCGCGAGCGCGCCGGCCTCGCGGGCGATCTCCTGCGCGAGCTCGGCGAGCTCAACCTCGATCTCGCCGCTCACTGCGGAGGACGCGGGGCGGGAGGCGGCGGCGGGAAGGCTTCCTGCGTGTGCGGAGCCGAGGGCGCCGACTGCGAGGGCGCCGACTGCGGGGGTGCGGACTGAGGGGGCGCGGGCTGCGGCGGCGCTGCCTGCGGAGGGGCAGGCTGCGGGGGCGCGCTCGGGTACGCGAATCCGGGTTCGGCGGGAGCGGTCGGCACCGGAGGAACTCCGGGAACCGTGGGAGCCTGCGGCTCGGGAGCCACCGGGAACGACGTCGCCGGGAGCGCAGCCTGCGGCACGTAGGCCGTGGGCTGTCCCGTGTAGTAGGCGTTCCAGTCGGGGCTGCCATCGGGCAGTGCGGGCAGCGGGGTCACACCGTCGGCGAACGTCGGCCACGAGAGGAACGCGCTCGCCGGAGGCGCCTGCTGCGCGGGCTTCTTCGGAGCGAAGAGCGCGTTGAGCAGAGGAACGAGCGTCGTTCCGACGGCGGCGAGGATCGTCAACGCGACGACGATCCGCCAGTAGAGCTCGACGTACTCGAACGCGTCGGGGAAAGTCAGGTAGAACACGAGCATCGCCACGAGGCCGCCGAGGAACACGACCGTGATGATGTAGATCACCCGGTTGAACGTGGTGGGGTGGCGCTGTGCAGCCGGGGTGAAGAGGCGCACGTGCAGCAGCGCGAGCTGCAGGATGCCGACCACGAGGAGCAGCTGGAAGAACCGCGCCGCTCCGTTGAAGTAGTAGTCGTCTTCGGGCAGCCAGATCTTGAAGGCACCGACGATCAGCGCGATGATCCAGGTGACCATGCTGGTGAGCGCCAGCCAGTCGGGGCGCTTGGGTGCGAGTCCCGCCTCGAGGATCGCGATGCCCGCGAATCCGGCGAACAGCAGGATCGTGAGGAATGCCCGGCCGATCAGGCCGTCCTGGTCACCGATCAGCACCCACACGACGCAGACGAGCGCTGCGGCGATCAGAGCCCCGATGGCGATCCAGATCGCTCCCCTGATCAGGAGCGACATGTTCTTCTTCTCTTCGGTCACGGTCTCCGGCTGGGACATGACGACCCTCCCCCTCTAGCGGCGTTGCCCCTCATCCTGCCATGCGAGCAGGCGCGGGCACTGCCCCGACGCCCCGGATGTGCACAAGCATCCGAAAGCCGACGTCGGTGCAGTCCGGGTCAGCCGGCCTTCTTCGCGGACGCGGCGGCGAACTCGGCGATCCGTGCCTGCGCGTCGGGCGTCTGCATCGCGGCGCCGATCGAGAGCGCCTCCGCGGTCAGCTGTTCGGCGAAGGTGCGCTCGGGTTGCGCGCGCACCAGGTGCTTCGCCTGCCCGTAGGCATCCGCGGCACCGGCGAGCCAGAAGCGGGCGATCTCCTCACCGCGAGCCCGCACGAGGGCGGCCTCGGCCGCCGAGTCCTCGCCCGTCACCGTCTCGGCCGCGAGGCCCCACTCCACCGCTTCGTCGGCGGTGAGGAGGCGATCCTGCAGCACCAGCTGCAGTGCACGTCGCTGCCCGACCGCTCGGGCGAGCTGCGCCGAGACCGACAGGTCGGGGGTGAGGCCGATGTTCGCGTAGAGGCTGCCGAGCCGCGATCGCGAGCCGACCACCGCGTAGTCGCTGCTGAGCAGAATTCCGAGCCCTCCGCCCGCGGTCGTGCCGTGCGCGGCCGCGACGACCGGCACCGACGATTCCGTCAGCGAGCGGATGCCGGTGTTGATGACCTCTGCCAGGGCCGTGATCTCATCGCCCGACCCCATCGTGGTCGCCATGTCGATCACGTCACCGCCGGCGCAGAATGCGGGCCCCGCCGCATCGATCAGGATCGCCTTCACATCAGAACGCGACGTCGCCTCGCCCGTGGCGTCGCGCCACGCGTGCGCGAGATCGGCGTTGAAGGCGTTGAGCCGAGCCGGGCGGTTCAGCGTGAGCCGAGCCATCCCCTCATCGACCGAGAACAGGATGGCATCGCTCATGGCTTCTCCTTCGAGCACAGGACGTTGCGTCCAGCGTAATCGCGGTCAGGCGTACTGCCACACCCGCGAGACGAACGCCTCCATGCGGCGGCGGGTGCCGTCGAGGCGGAAGTCGACCTGCCCGTCGGCCAGGACCTCGTTCGGCGCGAGCGGGTGTGCGAGCCGCACGTTCTCGTGGCACGAGAGGTCCGCGCAGATGTAGGTGCCGAACGAGTCGCCCCGCTGCCCCGCTTCCCCCGCCCGTCGCGCCGAGAACAGCGTGACCTGGTTGCCCGGCTGCATGGTGCGGCAGATGTCGCACATGCCCGATCGGCCGCGCCCCGGGTCGGAAGCGCGCAGCACGATGCCGACGATCTCGCCGTCGTGCGGGATCAGCACGTACCCGCGGCGGCCGGCGCCCGGATCGCGCCACGCGAAGAAGTCGAGGTAGTCCCAGTCGACCAGCACGAAGTCGTGCGGCATCTCCATGACCCGGAGTTCGTCGGCATCCGCATTGACGAACGATGCCCGGACGTCTGCTTCGGTGAGCGCTCGCATCGTCCCAGTCTAGGAAGTCGCGGGTGGGAACGGCTCGTAGAGTGGCGGGATGGCACACGCACTCGTCACCGGAGCATCCCGCGGCATCGGCCGGGCCACCGCGATCGCGCTGAGCGCGCGCGGCGATCGCGTCGCGGTGCACTACGGCAGCGACCGGGATTCCGCCGCCGAGACGCTCGCCCTGCTGCACGGCGACGGCCATCACCTGGTGGGCGGCGATCTCTCAGATCCGACGGCTGCCGCGGCCATCGTCGATGAGGCGACCGCGGCGCTCGGGGTCATCGACGTGCTCGTGAACAATGCGGCGATCGCGCCGAGCCCGGCGACCTTCCATCGGGTGGATGCCGTGGACTACGCCACCTGGCGGGAGACATGGACGCGGATGCTCGACGTCGACCTCCGCGCCGCCGCGAACGTCTCCTATCTCGTCGCCAACGCGCTGATCCGCGCGGGTGCCGACGGATCGATCGTGAACATCGGTTCACGCGGCGCCGACCGCGGCGAACCCGACTTCCCCGCCTACGGGGCGGCGAAGGCGGGACTGCACGCGCTCGGCCAGTCGCTGGCCGTCGCGCTGGCTCCGCACGGCATCGCCGTCGCGACCGTCTCCCCCGGCTTCGTCGGGACCGAACGGCAGCAGTCGAAGCTCGCCGGCGCCGAAGGTGATTCCGTGCGCGCGCAGAGCCCGTTCGGCCGCGTCGGCACGCCCGAGGAGGTCGCCGCCGCGGTCGTCTACCTCACCTCTCCCGAGGCGCAGTGGGCGTCGGGTGCGGTGCTCGACCTCAACGGGGCTTCTTACTTGCGGTGAGCGTCATGCGAAACGCCGTTTCTTGTCTCTGTCCGCCGAAGGGAGGACAGACACAAGGGACGACCGGACACCACAATTCAGGAGTGGCGCAACGAATCACCCGGGCGACGCGAGGAACGCTCGCGTGTGTCCTGTCTGCCGCAGTTCTGGCCGGATGCACCGCTCCGAGCCCGGACGCGCTCGAGTCGCCCGCCGCAACTGAGTTGGCCGTGGAATCGGCATCCGAGCCGACGACACCCCCGGCTCCTGTGTCGACGCCGAAATCCGAGCCGGACTGCATCCCTTCGGGAGGGGACGGCATGATTACCACCGGTGAGCCGCTCAATGTGGAGTTGTACTCCAACGTTCACGACTACGGCCCCCGCGATGGCGCGAACGGCACGGTGGAGTACGCCGCTGACGGCACCCTCGCCTCCTACGAAGTCGCCTCCGGCGACTACGTCGATGCGATCCTCGAACGCCTCTGCGTCGGCTTCTACTCCCTGCAAGCTCTCAACGCCGTGCGGCGCGGGAGCGTCCACTCGGTGGATCCGACCTATCAGGCCTACCTGGCCGGTCTCTACGTCGGTGACACGCTGAACCTCAGCCCGTACACGATCACGAGCGTCGGCGATCTCAACGGCGAGGTCTTCGCCTACGAGACGTCCTTCATCCTTCCGCCGCAGAAGTGAGCACGCTCGTCGACACTCGCAGCTGAGCCCGGGAACGAGAAAAGCCGCCAGCTTGCGGCGGCTCTTCTAATCCAGGCGTTCGGATGTGAACACCTTCTGGTGGCGAGTGAGGGATTCGAACCCCCGAATGCAGTGCAGTCTGATTTACAGTCAGATCCCTTTGGCCGCTTGGGTAACTCGCCAGAGCGCACCCGTCCAACTTGAACAGCCAACCGGGGGCACGAGTATTTATAGTACCCGTCGAACGCCGGTGGATGAAATCGAGCTGTCAGCTGCCCTGCACGCCGCGCGCCGACTCCGCGAGCGACTCGGGAGTGCGCAGCAGACCGCCCTCGGCACGGCACGTGGCCGCCGCGATGTCCATCGCCCGATGCAGCAGCGCCTGCCACTCGCCTGCGGCCTGAGGACGTGCTCCGACCAGCCCCGCAGCGACGGCGGCGAGGGTCGCATCGCCCGCGCCAACCGTGTCGACGATCGGCCCCGGCAGCGTCGCGATCGGCGCGGAGATCGTCGCGGTATCCGTCTCGATCACCGCGCCCTCCGAGCCCGCTGTCGCCAGCACCGCGCGCACGCCGAGACCGCGCAGACGCACGCGCAGCGCGTCGAGGTCGCCGTCGTACAGCAGCGTCGCGTCATCGGCGCCCACTTTGACGATCTCGGTCGCCGCGGCGAGGCGCTCGAAGCCGCGCACGAACTCCTCCCGGTCGCTGAGCATGCCCGCGCGCGGGTTGGGATCGATCGCGAGGCGCGCGTCGCCGACGGCATCCGCCAGCGCGTCGACCTCGGCCGGAACATCGAACGGGAAGCAGCTGATCGCCACGAGATCGGAGTCGGCGATCGCCTGCCGCGCGGCATCCGAATAGCGGATGCTGCGCCGCTGCGCCGCCTCGTTGAAGACGTACTCCGGCTCTCCACCGGCCGAGCGCTGCACGATCGCGCGCGAGGAGCCGTGCGGGGCCGGCTCGGCGATCAGCGTGACTCCGTGGTCGTCGAGGTACTCGCGGATGTGCGCGCCGGCCGCATCGTCGCCCACCATGGCGATCAGCGTCGTCGGCACCCCCAACCTGCGCAGGCCCACGGCCACGTTCAGCGCGGCGCCACCCACCAGTTCGCGGATGCCCGTCTCGTCGCGGATCTCGTCGATCAGGGCGTCTCCGATGACGACCGCGGATCGGGAAGAAGTGTCTGTGCTCACCCGCCCGACATTACCGCGCCCCGCCGTCATCGTCCGCTCGCACGGCTCGGGATGACCGAGGAGTACGGTGTGGCTATGAAGGCACGCTCCGTTGCCGCCGTCGCGGCCCTCCTGCTCATCGCCGGCCTCACGGGCTGCGGCGCCGCCTCCGACGGCGACGGGGGCTCCTCCGCCTCTCCATCGCCCTCGGAATCGGGATCGCCCACCGAGTCGGCATCCGCCTCCCCCACCCCGTCGCCGACACCCACCGCCGCCGCCGTGGCGCTGCCGACCGACTGCCGCGCGATCCTCTCGGAAGACGTGCTGTCGCAGCTCGGCGAGACGCCGCTCAACGACGCCGCATTCGGACCGTCGGGCGTCGGCCCGAACGGAACCCTCACCTGCATCTGGCGAGACCCCGGCGCCGACACCACGGGCCTCGTCACGACGATCGAGCGCATGAACCGCGGACCCGCGCTCGACCTGCTCAACAACCTCGCCGACACCGAGGGCTTCAGCTGCTTCACGCCCGACGGCGGTACCCGCTGCGAGAAGACCTGGCAGAACGAGCAATACCCCGTGACCGACGGGCGCACCCTCTTCTGGCGCGACGGCATCCTCATCGACACCCAGTACTCCAACCTCGCGCCCACCGGCTACACGGCCAGCATCATCGCGAGCATCTTCGACTAGGCATCCGCCCGCTCGGATGCCGGCGGGTACGACGAAGGCCCCGGGGAGAACCCCGGGGCCTTCGTTCACTCACTCACACTCAGTTGTACGTACCGGGCGTGATGTCGTCCGTCGAGAACGCGTCGAAGTCGACGTAACCGAAGTCACCGTCGGCGTACGCCCCGTCGGATGCGAAGATCCGGTTCGGGTAGCGCTCGCTCTTGGCCTCTTCCGTGGCCTCGACCGTGACGTCGCGGTACTTCGAGAGACCGGTTCCGGCGGGGATGAGCTTTCCGATGATGACGTTCTCCTTGAGACCGACCAGCGGGTCGCGCTTGCCCTGCATCGCAGCCTCGGTGAGCACGCGGGTCGTCTCCTGGAAGGAGGCGGCCGACAGCCACGACTCCGTCGCGAGCGACGCCTTCGTGATACCCATCAGCTCCGAACGGCCCGACGCGGGGCGCTTGCCCTCGGCCACGGCCTCGCGGTTGATCGCCTGGTAGCGCTTGAGGTCGACCATCTCACCCGGCAGCAGGGTCGTGTCGGCGTGATCGACGACGGTGACCTTGCGGAGCATCTGGCGGACGATGACCTCGATGTGCTTGTCGTGGATCGGCACACCCTGCGAGCGGTACACGCCCTGGACGCCGTTGACGAGGTAACGCTGCACCTCGCGGGCACCCATGACACGCATGACCTCCTTGGGGTCGAGCGTGCCCACCAGGATCGGCTGACCGACCGTGACGTGCTGTCCGTCCTCGACCAGGAGCGTCGCACGACGCAGAACCGGGTAGATGACCGGCTCGTCGCCGTTGTCGGGCGTCAGGATGACCTTCTTGGCCTTGTCCGTCTCGTCGATCGTGATGCGGCCATCGGCCTCGGCGATCGGCGACGCACCCTTGGGGGTACGAGCCTCGAACAGCTCCTGCACACGGGGAAGACCCTGCGTGATGTCGTCTGCCGACGCGGAACCACCGGTGTGGAAGGTACGCATCGTCAGCTGGGTACCGGGCTCACCGATCGACTGGGCCGCGATGATGCCGACGGCCTCGCCGATGTCGACGGTCTTACCCGTCGCCAGCGAACGGCCGTAGCACTGAGCGCAGACACCGACGGCGGAGTCGCAGGTCAGGACCGAGCGCACCTTGATGGTCTCGACACCCGCCGCGACCAGCTTGTCGATGAGCACGTCACCCACGTCGTCACCGGCGTCGGCGAGGACCTCGCCCTTGCTGTCGACGACACCCGAGGCGAGCGTACGGGCGAACACCGAGTTCTCGACGTTCGCATCGCGCACGAGCTCACCCTGCGAGTTCGGAGCGGCGATCGGGAGCTCGAGGCCCTTCGACGTGCCGCAGTCCTCTTCGCGGATGATGACGTCCTGCGAGACGTCCACCAGACGACGGGTCAGGTAACCCGAGTCGGCGGTACGCAGAGCGGTGTCGGCCAGACCCTTACGGGTACCGTGCGTCGCGATGAAGTACTCCGCCACCGACAGACCCTCGCGGTACGAGGAGATGATCGGACGCGGGATGATCTCACCCTTGGGGTTGTTCACCAGACCACGCATACCCGCGATGTTGCGGATCTGCAGCCAGTTACCACGGGCGCCCGAGGACACCATGCGGTTGATGGTGTTGTCCTCCGGGAAGTGCGCCTTCATCGCGGCCTGCACCTCGTCGGTCGCCTCGGTCCAGATCTTGATGAGCTCCTGGCGACGCTCGGCGTCGGTCGTGAGGCCCTTCTCGTACTGGGACTGGACCTTCGCGGCCTGCTTCTCGTAGCCCGCGACGATCTCGGCCTTGTTCGGCGGCGTCAGGATGTCGCTCAGGGCGACGGTCACACCGGAGCGCGTGGCCCAGTAGAAACCGGCGTCCTTAATGCGGTCCAGCGACGCAGCCGTCTCGACCTTCGGGTACTCCTCGGCCAGCTTGTTGACGATCTGCGACAGCTTGCCCTTGTCGGCCTGCTCGCGGACGAAGGGGTAGCCCTTCGGCAGCGCGTCGTTGAAGATCGCCTGACCCAGCGAGGCGTCCACGAGACCGTGACGCTCGTAGCCCTCGGGCGCTTCGCCCTCGAGGAACGTCAGACCCGGGATGCGGATGCGGATCTTGGCCTGCAGGTCGAGGGTTCCCTCGTCCTTCGCCAGGATCGCCTCGCCGACCGAACCGAATGCACGGCCCTCACCGGCTGCGCCCTCCTTGACCGTGGTCAGGTGGTGCAGACCGATGATCATGTCCTGCGAAGGCAGGGTCACCGGGCGGCCGTCGGACGGCTTCAGGATGTTGTTCGACGCGAGCATCAGCACGCGGGCCTCGGCCTGAGCCTCGACCGACAGCGGCAGGTGCACGGCCATCTGGTCACCGTCGAAGTCGGCGTTGAACGCCGCGCAGACGAGCGGGTGCAGCTGGATGGCCTTACCCTCGACGAGCTGCGGCTCGAACGCCTGGATGCCGAGACGGTGCAGCGTGGGCGCACGGTTGAGCAGCACGGGACGCTCGCGGATGATCTCCTCGAGCACGTCCCAGACCTCGGGACGCGTGCGCTCGACGGCGCGCTTCGCGGCCTTGATGTTCTGCGAGTGACCCAGGTCGATCAGGCGCTTGATGACGAACGGCTTGAAGAGCTCCAGAGCCATCTGCTTGGGCAGACCGCACTGGTGCAGCTTGAGCTGCGGTCCGACGATGATGACCGAACGGCCCGAGTAGTCGACGCGCTTTCCGAGCAGGTTCTGGCGGAAACGACCCTGCTTACCCTTCAGCATGTCGCTGAGGGACTTCAGGGCGCGGTTGCCGGTACCGGTGACGGGACGACCACGGCGACCGTTGTCGAACAGAGCGTCGACGGCCTCCTGCAGCATGCGCTTCTCGTTGTTGACGATGATCTCGGGGGCACCGAGGTCGATCAGACGACGAAGACGGTTGTTGCGGTTGATCACGCGGCGGTACAGGTCGTTCAGGTCGGAGGTCGCGAAGCGGCCACCGTCGAGCTGCACCATCGGACGAAGCTCCGGCGGGATCACCGGGACGACGTCGAGGACCATCGCGGCCGGGCTCATGCCGGTCTCGAGGAACGAGTTGACGACCTTGAGACGCTTGATCGCACGGATCTTGCGCTGGCCCTTGCCCTCGGCGATCTGCAGGTGCAGGTTCTCGGCCTCGGCCTGGAGGTCGAAGGCGGCGAGACGACGCTGGATCGACTCGGCACCCATGTAGGCCTCGAAGTACTGACCGAAGCGGTCCTGCAGCTCGTGGAAGACGTCGTCCTCGGGACGCAGTGCGCCGACCTCGAGCGTGCGGAAGTCCTCCCATACGCGCTCGAGCTTGGCGATCGCCTCGTCGGCACCCTTGCGGATGAGCGACATCTCCTTCTCGGCGGCGTCCTTGACCTTCTTCTTGGCATCGGCCTTGGCACCCTCGGCCTCGAGAGCGGCGAGCTCCTCCTCGAGACGAGCGAGGCGCTCGGCGATCTTGGAGTCA
It encodes:
- a CDS encoding M23 family metallopeptidase, producing the protein MGETATASASPAATETSAPLSRRAARMLAAEAIAADESVEKIAAPDEVVSELGESTPKPAKVPLVVSDEPIIIDGPAIPAPTENLIDAFEQASQAFKGSAFHRATASVPVEKSSIEEIVHLAPRRSGRIRKVVTVGASLGVMSLAGLLAVSMTLPAEALAAVQGTSAASASLVAPAAADEKSAASDEIQAFVTSSDVQNEALDRGDDFSTISLVEVAAEQGINYSNEVFTNDPEAAIQWPFLVGVGMSYGYGMRSGRLHEGIDFVPGNGAPVQAIADGTVRLATEQGGAYGVTVYIDHVIDGEVITSHYAHMQYDSLQVKTGDKVTVGTVIGKTGNTGRSYGAHMHFELIVNGSTIDPLPWLKANAGRYEY
- a CDS encoding inositol monophosphatase family protein, whose amino-acid sequence is MSGEIEVELAELAQEIAREAGALAQRRRREGVTLAATKTTLADIVTEADREVEALIRTRLDAARPGDGFLGEESEAAQGETGITWVVDPIDGTVNYATGIPAYNVSIAAVRGTADPASWEHLAGVVFAPALSELFSAARGHGAWLGDQRLAVTDETPAGALLATGFGYDPATHDGDIETVRRVMPIARDLRRMGAAALNLAYVAAGRLDGYFERGLKPWDFAAGALLVREAGGEVSRFDVDTARPLIVAGGSAVHARLIERIGAKDE
- a CDS encoding enoyl-CoA hydratase/isomerase family protein, with product MSDAILFSVDEGMARLTLNRPARLNAFNADLAHAWRDATGEATSRSDVKAILIDAAGPAFCAGGDVIDMATTMGSGDEITALAEVINTGIRSLTESSVPVVAAAHGTTAGGGLGILLSSDYAVVGSRSRLGSLYANIGLTPDLSVSAQLARAVGQRRALQLVLQDRLLTADEAVEWGLAAETVTGEDSAAEAALVRARGEEIARFWLAGAADAYGQAKHLVRAQPERTFAEQLTAEALSIGAAMQTPDAQARIAEFAAASAKKAG
- a CDS encoding FBP domain-containing protein translates to MRALTEADVRASFVNADADELRVMEMPHDFVLVDWDYLDFFAWRDPGAGRRGYVLIPHDGEIVGIVLRASDPGRGRSGMCDICRTMQPGNQVTLFSARRAGEAGQRGDSFGTYICADLSCHENVRLAHPLAPNEVLADGQVDFRLDGTRRRMEAFVSRVWQYA
- a CDS encoding SDR family NAD(P)-dependent oxidoreductase; protein product: MAHALVTGASRGIGRATAIALSARGDRVAVHYGSDRDSAAETLALLHGDGHHLVGGDLSDPTAAAAIVDEATAALGVIDVLVNNAAIAPSPATFHRVDAVDYATWRETWTRMLDVDLRAAANVSYLVANALIRAGADGSIVNIGSRGADRGEPDFPAYGAAKAGLHALGQSLAVALAPHGIAVATVSPGFVGTERQQSKLAGAEGDSVRAQSPFGRVGTPEEVAAAVVYLTSPEAQWASGAVLDLNGASYLR
- a CDS encoding carbohydrate kinase family protein yields the protein MSTDTSSRSAVVIGDALIDEIRDETGIRELVGGAALNVAVGLRRLGVPTTLIAMVGDDAAGAHIREYLDDHGVTLIAEPAPHGSSRAIVQRSAGGEPEYVFNEAAQRRSIRYSDAARQAIADSDLVAISCFPFDVPAEVDALADAVGDARLAIDPNPRAGMLSDREEFVRGFERLAAATEIVKVGADDATLLYDGDLDALRVRLRGLGVRAVLATAGSEGAVIETDTATISAPIATLPGPIVDTVGAGDATLAAVAAGLVGARPQAAGEWQALLHRAMDIAAATCRAEGGLLRTPESLAESARGVQGS
- the rpoC gene encoding DNA-directed RNA polymerase subunit beta' gives rise to the protein MLESTTFDELRIGLATADHIRAWSYGEVKKPETINYRTLKPEKDGLFGEQIFGPSRDWECACGKYKRVRFKGIVCERCGVEVTKSSVRRERMGHIELAAPVTHIWYFKGVPSRLGYLLDMAPKDLEKVIYFAAYMVISVDEDARHRDLGTQENNVRLELKTLGDRRDSKIAERLARLEEELAALEAEGAKADAKKKVKDAAEKEMSLIRKGADEAIAKLERVWEDFRTLEVGALRPEDDVFHELQDRFGQYFEAYMGAESIQRRLAAFDLQAEAENLHLQIAEGKGQRKIRAIKRLKVVNSFLETGMSPAAMVLDVVPVIPPELRPMVQLDGGRFATSDLNDLYRRVINRNNRLRRLIDLGAPEIIVNNEKRMLQEAVDALFDNGRRGRPVTGTGNRALKSLSDMLKGKQGRFRQNLLGKRVDYSGRSVIIVGPQLKLHQCGLPKQMALELFKPFVIKRLIDLGHSQNIKAAKRAVERTRPEVWDVLEEIIRERPVLLNRAPTLHRLGIQAFEPQLVEGKAIQLHPLVCAAFNADFDGDQMAVHLPLSVEAQAEARVLMLASNNILKPSDGRPVTLPSQDMIIGLHHLTTVKEGAAGEGRAFGSVGEAILAKDEGTLDLQAKIRIRIPGLTFLEGEAPEGYERHGLVDASLGQAIFNDALPKGYPFVREQADKGKLSQIVNKLAEEYPKVETAASLDRIKDAGFYWATRSGVTVALSDILTPPNKAEIVAGYEKQAAKVQSQYEKGLTTDAERRQELIKIWTEATDEVQAAMKAHFPEDNTINRMVSSGARGNWLQIRNIAGMRGLVNNPKGEIIPRPIISSYREGLSVAEYFIATHGTRKGLADTALRTADSGYLTRRLVDVSQDVIIREEDCGTSKGLELPIAAPNSQGELVRDANVENSVFARTLASGVVDSKGEVLADAGDDVGDVLIDKLVAAGVETIKVRSVLTCDSAVGVCAQCYGRSLATGKTVDIGEAVGIIAAQSIGEPGTQLTMRTFHTGGSASADDITQGLPRVQELFEARTPKGASPIAEADGRITIDETDKAKKVILTPDNGDEPVIYPVLRRATLLVEDGQHVTVGQPILVGTLDPKEVMRVMGAREVQRYLVNGVQGVYRSQGVPIHDKHIEVIVRQMLRKVTVVDHADTTLLPGEMVDLKRYQAINREAVAEGKRPASGRSELMGITKASLATESWLSAASFQETTRVLTEAAMQGKRDPLVGLKENVIIGKLIPAGTGLSKYRDVTVEATEEAKSERYPNRIFASDGAYADGDFGYVDFDAFSTDDITPGTYN